A genomic stretch from Sulfurimonas sediminis includes:
- the dusB gene encoding tRNA dihydrouridine synthase DusB, with product MKKTKLSFDKPLYVLAPLAGFTDLPFRSVVKKFGADLTVSEMLSSNALAHGSQKTLHMLEKSSLEDPYSVQIAGADVDIVRRAVEILNEQDGIDIIDLNCGCPVPKVVGHGSGSSLLLDLPLMGDIIKTIKNTSNKNMTSVKIRLGFEKKNHVDIAKVVQDSGADFIAVHGRTRTGKFKAAVDYDAIREIKEAVDIPVIANGDIDSYEKAKWVLEHTGADGVMIGRGAVGAPWIFHQLKTGTEHIEQSLKYEIIMEHFDKMIEFYGQHGVAMFRKHTHTYSKGYRGASVLRNEVNSIDDIATYRSVIDDFFKNSEMTL from the coding sequence ATGAAAAAAACAAAACTCTCCTTTGACAAGCCATTATATGTATTAGCCCCATTGGCGGGGTTTACTGATCTTCCTTTCAGAAGTGTGGTGAAAAAATTTGGAGCAGATTTGACTGTCAGTGAAATGTTGAGCTCAAATGCTCTGGCTCACGGTTCACAAAAAACACTCCATATGCTGGAAAAATCTTCTTTGGAAGATCCGTATTCTGTACAAATTGCGGGTGCTGATGTTGATATTGTGCGTCGTGCTGTTGAAATATTAAACGAACAGGACGGAATTGACATTATTGACCTAAACTGTGGCTGTCCTGTACCAAAAGTTGTGGGTCATGGAAGCGGCAGTTCTCTTCTTTTGGACCTTCCTTTAATGGGAGATATTATAAAAACTATTAAAAATACTTCCAATAAAAATATGACCAGTGTTAAAATAAGATTGGGTTTTGAAAAGAAAAACCATGTGGATATTGCAAAAGTTGTGCAGGACAGCGGTGCAGATTTTATTGCAGTGCACGGAAGAACACGAACCGGCAAATTTAAAGCAGCTGTTGATTATGATGCAATAAGAGAGATTAAAGAGGCTGTGGATATCCCGGTGATTGCAAACGGTGATATAGATTCTTATGAAAAAGCAAAATGGGTGCTTGAACATACCGGTGCTGACGGGGTTATGATAGGTCGCGGTGCAGTAGGTGCTCCGTGGATATTTCACCAACTTAAAACCGGGACCGAACATATTGAACAAAGTCTCAAGTATGAAATTATTATGGAGCATTTTGACAAAATGATAGAGTTCTACGGACAGCACGGTGTTGCAATGTTTAGAAAGCATACTCATACCTACTCTAAAGGGTATCGAGGCGCATCAGTTTTGAGAAATGAAGTAAATTCAATTGACGATATAGCAACATACCGATCAGTCATAGATGATTTCTTTAAAAACAGTGAGATGACACTCTGA